A single Cryptococcus deuterogattii R265 chromosome 2, complete sequence DNA region contains:
- a CDS encoding 3-methyl-2-oxobutanoate hydroxymethyltransferase, translating to MLSRVNRLLNQRLAIALRSHASHPTISAVRRSVASQAQVAQPPVHPEIDGTFNDLIGEGSMNMGMSPKGRGRTSVPHRNLGKIELANALPVRPSGSKGPSSGLRIEESDLVIDETPEGYNSASDGDFGREERRSPAAVLGSKRLGMVVLPEEMRRGIQRQIDLMDNPRDIRKSYLALPNVPAPISAAKSERKNKPYRTPESELAKASAILPGEYAAVKNVLEELERRLGRDWLTSVKEGEILEFSSSLGPGLWGIMDVMGGLLSSRPRWQEGQDKLKYQFVHSSRHGLDLVQRITEVIPEESADIQFNRKFVHSSTPSLILSTFHLTSFPTLPTRQLYLRRLLELSSPYIVLIERSTPQGWAAISQARSYLLEESTSENPLHVVAPCPHDGKCPLVGTKDVCGYSQRLQRPSFLRKTKHSTRGEEEKGYCYLVVAKGERPSVSTVAEDIKIAGRIGKVGREAAEKALIKSQGRSIIQEVEGHEAVMEVVRLHEMGPDMENYLEVASPSVNSDKLEENLRKEAYSWPRMVAPPMKRKGHVTMDTCCPDGNIQRLTYTKSHSKQSYHDARKSSWGDLFPHTSKGKPVIRTRGVRRLAKSENNEDADAVINELLSASLEEEMEFEKAMETVEVDELKELEMLGIKIPKAEISKEKQDGDVLVWESSKNGPFASGQKRSYSTLMSRYTARPKALPLIQTRTMSARPSSPMKPKTTLSSLLSLAKSGTPISVLTAYDYPTALLSESCNLDMTLVGDSLSQVALGHETTTAITLEEMIHHARTVVRGAKSPFVFADMPFGSFETSLEEGVRNVLRMIKEGGVDGVKIEGGREIVPLVRRLSAIGIPVMPHLGLQPQRATSLSGYLVQGRTAQTAYEILQSARELANAGAFAFLLEAMPSKVAQLVTEEVGKKGVFTIGIGAGKETSGQVLVITDVLGVYAEDPTENVATPIVTEETELVSTSRELVKPLDAPRFVRQFGSLGQEMRRAVRAYVQAVKEGSFPDSKESYGMKKEEWEMFLEMVKNEKDQHQ from the exons ATGCTATCGAGAGTCAATAGATTGCTCAATCAAAGGCTAGCAATTGCTCTCCGAAGTCATGCGAGTCACCCGACGATTTCAGCAGTTCGACGTTCGGTGGCAAGTCAAGCCCAAGTAGCCCAACCGCCAGTCCATCCTGAAATTGATGGCACATTCAATGATTTgattggagaagggagtaTGAACATGGGAATGAGTCCTAAAGGGAGGGGTAGGACGTCAGTGCCACACAGGAATTTGGGCAAGATCGAACTGGCGAATGCGCTGCCTGTCCGACCCAGCGGAAGCAAGGGGCCGTCTTCAGGCTTGCGAATAGAAGAGAGTGACCTGGTCATCGATGAGACTCCAGAAGGTTATAATTCTGCCTCAGATGGAGATTTTGGTcgggaagaaaggaggagtCCAGCTGCTGTCCTTGGAAGCAAGCGTTTGGGAATGGTGGTTTTGCCGGAGGAAATGCGGCGAGGTATTCAAAGACAAATAGACC TCATGGATAACCCTCGAGATATTCGAAAATCGTATCTGGCGCTTCCCAATGTTCCTGCACCCATTAGCGCTGCAAAATCAGAGCGTAAGAATAAACCATACCGCACACCGGAAAGCGAGCTTGCGAAAGCATCCGCAATTCTTCCCGGAGAGTATGCTGCGGTCAAGAATGTGctggaagagctggagagaAGGCTAGGTCGAGATTGGTTGACAAGtgtcaaggaaggagagatcTTGGAGTTCTCATCGAGTTTGGGACCTGGCCTCTG GGGTATCATGGACGTCATGGGCGGTCTGCTCTCTTCTCGCCCGAGATGGCAGGAAGGACAGGACAAATTAAAATATCAATTTGTACACTCCTCCAGACATGGCCTTGATCTCGTCCAAAGAATAACAGAAG TCATCCCTGAGGAATCTGCCGATATTCAGTTCAACCGCAAATTTGTTCATTCTTCGACCCCATCGTTAATTCTTTCCACATTCCACCTTACCTCCTTCCCTACATTACCAACTAGACAACTCTATCTGCGTCGACTTTTGGAGctctcatctccttatATAGTCCTCATTGAGAGATCAACGCCGCAAGGATGGGCAGCTATCTCACAAGCGCGCTCATACTTGCTCGAGGAATCGACCTCTGAAAACCCACTTCACGTGGTAGCTCCTTGTCCTCACGACGGGAAATGCCCTTTGGTCGGAACCAAGGATGTTTGTGGCTACAGTCAGAGACTTCAAAGGCCTTCCTTCCTgagaaaaacaaaacacTCAACtaggggagaagaggagaagggttaTTGCTACCTCGTGGTCGCCAAAGGCGAGCGTCCCTCTGTTAGCACCGTAGCTGAGGATATCAAAATTGCTGGAAGGATCGGAAAAGTGGGGCGAGAAGCTGCTGAGAAGGCGTTGATCAAATCCCAAGGTCGATCAATCATCcaagaagttgaaggtCACGAAGCAGTAATGGAAGTTGTGCGCCTGCATGAAATGGGGCCTGATATGGAGAACTATCTCGAAGTGGCTTCGCCATCCGTCAATTCGGATAAATTGGAAGAAAACTTAAGAAAAGAAGCGTATAGCTGGCCGAGAATGGTTGCTCCGCctatgaagaggaaagggcaTGTCACCATGGATACTTGTTGCCCTGATG GTAACATACAACGCCTTACCTATACTAAGTCTCATTCCAAGCAAAGCTATCATGACGCTCGTAAATCTTCTTGGGGTGATCTCTTTCCCCACACTTCCAAAGGCAAACCCGTTATCCGTACTCGTGGTGTTAGACGCCTTGCAAAGTCTGAAAACAATGAAGACGCGGACGCGGTTATCAATGAACTCTTATCAGCAAGCttagaggaggagatggagttTGAGAAAGCTATGGAGACAGTAGAAGTTGATGAGCtgaaagagttggaaaTGTTGGGCATTAAGATCCCCAAGGCTGAAATTTCTAAGGAAAAGCAGGATGGCGATGTGTTGGTGTGGGAGTCCAGCAAGAATGGACCTTTTGCGTCCgggcagaagaggagctaCAGCACTTTAATGTCAAGGTACACTGCACGGCCTAAAGCTTTGCCCCTTATTCAAACCCGAACAATGTCAGCTcgcccatcttctccaatgAAGCCCAAGACGACCCTTTCATCCCTGTTGTCGCTCGCTAAATCTGGTACGCCCATCAGCGTCCTCACCGCTTACGATTACCCTACTGCTCTCCTCTCTGAATCCTGCAACCTCGATATGACTCTTGTTGGAGATTCGCTTTCTCAAGTCGCTCTCGGCCATGAGACTACTACAGCTATTACTCTGGAAGAAATGATCCACCATGCACGAACAGTTGTGCGGGGTGCGAAATCACCTTTCGTCTTTGCCGATATGCCTTTTGGTAGCTTTGAGACTTCTTTAGAAGAAGGGGTCAGGAACgtgttgaggatgattaAAGAAGGCGGTGTGGATGGCGTTAAAATCGAAGGTGGCCGCGAAATTGTCCCTCTTGTTCGACGTCTTTCTGCAATTGGTATCCCCGTCATGCCTCATCTCGGTTTGCAACCTCAACGAGCTACCAGTCTGTCAGGTTACCTCGTTCAGGGACGCACCGCTCAGACTGCTTACGAGATTCTGCAGAGTGCTCGAGAGCTTGCGAATGCTGGAGCTTTCGCATTCCTGCTTGAGGCAATGCCCTCAAAGGTTGCGCAGCTTGTTACTGAGGAAgttggcaagaagggcgTTTTCACGATCGGTATCGGTGCTGGAAAGGAGACGAGCGGTCAGGTTCTGGTTATCACTGACGTGCTTGGTGTCTACGCCGAGGATCCTACTGAGAATGTTGCCACACCCATCGTTACAGAAGAAACCGAACTTGTCTCCACATCTCGTGAGCTCGTCAAGCCTCTCGACGCGCCTAGGTTCGTTCGTCAGTTTGGGTCACTCGGACAAGAGATGCGTCGCGCTGTGCGTGCATATGTGCAAGCTGTTAAAGAAGGAAGCTTCCCTGACTCCAAGGAGAGTtatgggatgaagaaggaagagtgggagaTGTTCTTGGAAATGGTCAAGAACGAGAAGGACCAGCATCAATGA